One Syngnathoides biaculeatus isolate LvHL_M chromosome 4, ASM1980259v1, whole genome shotgun sequence DNA window includes the following coding sequences:
- the tent2 gene encoding poly(A) RNA polymerase GLD2 isoform X2 produces MFPHGASPRRRPANNPRPYHAPSPVDPHFFQRGGVNGYDVPVHDSLATHDWKPHPPAPPPPRHMENWRKRKHEDHDPSIAKRLRDDSSSSVPSSRHPQSRHSRLSFSPDHAVAGFSRSSPDFGHLPPRPHSHLHPHVHPVPHNSANLNFFANDRLSAQVMTLFEMCQQQSSDLCRKEKWRSWLQRDRRIAEMGRLYMTGSTMSGFATRSSDADLCYVLHESEKRDPIAVLSTLQRIMRSMMYVERLCLIRAKVPILRFQEKGSNLVFDLNVNNTVGIRNTFLLKSYAYVEPRIRPLVVVVKKWARHHQINDASQGTLSSYALALMVLHYLQSRSQRTSASFATDGLSRVF; encoded by the exons ATGTTCCCACACGGCGCATCACCGAGGAGGCGACCGGCCAACAACCCCAGGCCGTATCACGCACCCTCTCCGGTGGATCCCCACTTTTTCCAGCGCGGAGGGGTCAACGG CTATGATGTTCCTGTACATGACAGTTTGGCTACTCATGATTGGAAGCCTCACCCACCGGCGCCTCCTCCGCCTCGTCACATGGAGAATTGGCGCAA GCGGAAACATGAGGACCACGACCCCTCGATTGCGAAGCGCTTACGTGATGACTCTTCGTCATCCGTCCCTTCTTCAAGACATCCTCAGAGTCGGCACTCCCGTCTCTCCTTTAGTCCTGACCATGCGGTGGCGGGCTTCTCGAGATCGTCCCCCGATTTTGGTCACCTTCCCCCCCGCCCTCATTCCCATCTCCACCCTCACGTGCATCCGGTCCCGCACAACTCCGCGAACCTGAACTTCTTCGCCAACGACAGG CTGAGCGCTCAGGTGATGACGCTGTTCGAGATGTGTCAGCAGCAGTCTTCTGATTTATGTCGGAAAGAGAAGTGGCGAAGTTGGCTGCAACGGGACAGGCGAATCGCAGAAA TGGGGCGGCTGTATATGACGGGATCCACCATGAGTGGATTCGCTACCCGGAGCAGTGATGCCGATTTGTGTTATGTCCTCCATGAAAGT gaaaaaagagATCCAATTGCTGTACTCTCTACCCTCCAAAGGATAATGAGGTCAATGA TGTATGTGGAGCGGCTGTGTCTGATCAGAGCCAAAGTGCCGATCCTCAGGTTCCAAGAGAAAGGCAG CAATCTCGTGTTTGACCTGAACGTCAACAACACGGTGGGCATCCGAAACACGTTCCTCCTGAAGAGTTATGCATACG TCGAACCCAGGATACGACCCCTCGTCGTCGTGGTCAAGAAGTGGGCACGGCACCATCAAATCAACGATGCCAGCCAAGGAACGTTAAGCAGCTACGCCCTGGCGCTGATGGTGCTGCACTACCTGCAGAGTCG CTCTCAAAGAACCAGTGCTTCCTTCGCTACAGATGGACTTTCCA GAGTGTTTTGA
- the cmya5 gene encoding cardiomyopathy-associated protein 5 — protein sequence MEECESLDSEMTEFQCEASDVINQDDEDEVEELQNSLREVVQDQSVKPKLQCLMVDPSFSMVTVQSEDSGIVWETASSRCSTPWASETSSISEACSMEGSGPAGKITFIFDEDKVVRRRTRSGRNSRMRDRLSKSGSSRLASALGVERPEMAEVSLPNVKEQKTAETDLEENKNKAQQLFSLISEGYEILNIRVPSKLPTVDEEESTELQDNLSYLDQTPKIRSRNQLHEISQNHGLPQEVKILESNEPSKEDIGPSAETGLRRISTPENGSKDIDYFEKFTLLDEVVPGHKAPDLQEEVEDPVTGCKMEPTPVKVVKDGTSESEDSFVFVTEAEIVGEHLDEVFYGEGAPANVIQQRPDEGEESSRVRRESQRSMKESGSVLFGSEETTLTPIYISPGPPKIIDPILLEEPTAMSFMYSDLYEDAVGERRKSDEECSEIESVTSEKSFKKCLSDSEEPDGYLEKFILKDDTPTVDLPVDLVQDKRDGRMMWSQNNFDMTGCLMRAMEEEEDAVKTEVTMQAVNTASVKDSGGSKSEGDVPEMASEGVPLSEEREENLVSVDSIHEDGSKAEGVQAIDGIPEGFTDTALYLKSSRVETPEQHQQVSDQSTSITQDLSQTHTVEEKEREKPPTVAEVPQTLNKLQQEDTVGEICQKAAEETARVVSVNNDTQEEILAEDSMRESEASEPPVEMETLEEKTPYQKKDLELEQQGIKVTTDCEPTVQAIVKLTEKTADEKVTQTEVQIDLKDVTSIPQDETRADVFPRHVAAAESARFVPDQGSGVKTKVKEHATDSSGTQEEMIEHKHQEPSKNSKADTQKTEMNDDLIVLVPKGQAVEMDINMSPCSGRITKSDSVTPCDLDTECEPLTTSDHDAVVTSLPQLKEPFGQLEKLNEASSPTPSVDKAELVDLSANRNKDDAGFSPLRSFTPQEDLSQPHKEDLQPDAADVEDKEVARERDVMKEDTDLGIGSYREDCGEKIAQDETAEAVQEVTVNDYEVITEQETSELAEPQVWRDVEEAVPVSVQEVEVEDKKGDVDVLGDDDLIEADYDIIDDEEQRQARLAAELQGMDWFCLTCQCLLSKDDCESGDHEGHQVTAVDKAFEDIKERLSDWISELQERSENIEDLVSELELAYHSVEDHCVESEAAMQAQNDEAMALVMERYNEISVDMEEEKKAKLERLYDQIVSFQESIDSAKATLETTAREADADARSPEDIHARLEAALESTMSLETGSEGLLVLEDYAKGDASAPQLAQRKGIAAPQRPTLEPQEAGSATGASVAVYWRVNPGDVIDCFQVYCVEEPQGAASDEYRVTVKESFCVLEELEPDKSYRVWVMAVNYTGCSLPSERLVFTTAPSVPVIDSDRCTVTWDSATLRWSAAKWSPGQSFVLEYCRQYELEGDGLRSIAGIKNCEHAVRLQPNENYLFYVKAVNEAGVSEQSEAAFVSTKGTRFRLLDASAHPALELSDDHTTVYLSQDAHRHIPSTEKQPPSVLGELLPARGRHYWEAVVSGCAAYRLGVACSSAPAMRPLGENDLSWCLQCVPSPSGCSYRLLHGAARSLVFVTEAPERVGALLDYRRGRLRFYDAQRGQLLGSFGHDFDGPSRPALALEVPGRLSVVMATEVPEFARGCSASD from the exons ATGGAGGAATGTGAGAGCTTGGACTCCGAGATGACAGAGTTCCAGTGTGAGGCTTCAGATGTCATCAACCAGGACGATGAGGACGAAGTGGAGGAATTGCAAAACAG TCTGCGTGAGGTTGTCCAGGACCAGTCTGTGAAACCCAAACTCCAGTGCCTGATGGTGGATCCGTCATTCTCTATGGTGACTGTCCAGAGCGAAGACAGCGGTATCGTTTGGGAGACAGCCTCCAGTCGTTGTTCTACTCCTTGGGCTTCTGAGACAAGCTCCATCTCTGAAGCATGCAGCATGGAAGGCTCTGGACCTGCTGGTAAAATCACCTTCATCTTTGATGAGGACAAAGTAGTCCGTCGCAGAACAAGATCCGGAAGGAACAGCAGAATGAGGGACAGGCTTAGCAAATCTGGCAGTTCAAGATTAGCTTCAGCATTAGGAGTGGAGAGACCCGAGATGGCAGAAGTGTCACTTCCTAATGTCAAAGAACAGAAAACAGCAGAGACAgatttggaggaaaacaaaaacaaagctcaGCAGTTGTTTAGTTTGATTTCAGAGGGTTACGAGATCCTTAACATCAGAGTCCCATCCAAACTTCCCACAGTGGATGAAGAGGAAAGCACTGAACTACAAGACAACTTGTCTTATCTGGACCAGACTCCCAAGATCCGATCTCGAAACCAACTTCACGAAATCTCGCAGAACCATGGCTTGCCTCAGGAGGTGAAAATACTGGAATCCAATGAG CCTTCAAAGGAAGATATTGGACCTTCGGCAGAGACTGGGCTGAGACGAATTTCCACTCCAGAAAATGGCTCCAAAGACATTGACTACTTTGAGAAGTTTACACTGCTCGACGAGGTGGTTCCTGGCCATAAGGCTCCAGACcttcaggaggaggtggaagatCCGGTGACGGGATGCAAAATGGAGCCAACGCCTGTAAAAGTAGTCAAAGATGGCACGTCAGAGTCAGAAGACTCATTTGTGTTTGTGACAGAAGCGGAGATAGTTGGGGAACACCTGGATGAGGTCTTCTATGGGGAGGGAGCTCCTGCTAATGTAATCCAGCAGAGACCCGATGAAGGGGAAGAAAGTTCAAGAGTGAGACGAGAGAGCCAGAGATCCATGAAGGAGAGCGGCTCAGTATTGtttggaagtgaagaaaccacCCTCACCCCCATTTACATCTCCCCTGGACCCCCTAAGATCATCGACCCCATCCTGCTTGAAGAGCCCACCGCCATGTCCTTCATGTACTCCGACCTTTATGAGGATGCTGTAGGTGAGAGGAGAAAGAGCGACGAGGAATGCTCTGAGATAGAGAGTGTGACGTCTGAAAAATCATTCAAGAAATGCTTGTCAGATTCGGAGGAGCCAGACGGGTAcctggaaaagttcattttgaaAGATGACACCCCCACCGTAGATCTTCCAGTTGACCTAGTGCAGGACAAGAGGGACGGGAGGATGATGTGGTCACAAAATAACTTTGACATGACAGGCTGTCTAATGAGAGCtatggaagaggaggaagacgcGGTCAAGACAGAGGTCACAATGCAAGCAGTCAACACTGCTTCAGTTAAAGATTCAGGAGGATCAAAGTCTGAAGGGGATGTTCCAGAAATGGCAAGCGAAGGAGTCCCCCTCTCTGAGGAGAGGGAAGAGAATCTCGTTTCTGTAGACTCAATTCACGAGGATGGGTCAAAGGCAGAAGGGGTTCAAGCTATAGATGGAATTCCCGAGGGCTTCACTGACACAGCTTTATACCTTAAGAGCTCAAGAGTAGAGACACCAGAGCAGCACCAGCAGGTCAGCGATCAAAGTACAAGTATAACCCAAGATCTGTCTCAAACACACACTGTGGAGGAAAAGGAACGTGAGAAGCCACCAACAGTTGCTGAAGTTCCTCAAACTCTCAACAAGCTTCAACAAGAAGACACAGTAGGGGAAATCTGTCAGAAGGCAGCAGAAGAGACGGCGAGAGTGGTATCCGTTAATAACGACACCCAAGAGGAGATCCTTGCAGAAGACTCAATGAGAGAAAGTGAGGCTTCTGAACCCCCCGTTGAAATGGAGACACTAGAAGAGAAAACACCATATCAGAAAAAGGATCTTGAATTAGAACAACAGGGGATTAAGGTCACTACTGATTGTGAGCCTACGGTGCAGGCAATCGTGAAGTTAACCGAGAAGACAGCTGATGAAAAAGTGACTCAAACTGAGGTTCAGATTGATCTAAAGGATGTAACGAGCATTCCTCAAGATGAAACAAGAGCAGATGTGTTTCCACGGCATGTTGCAGCAGCCGAGTCGGCACGTTTTGTGCCTGATCAGGGGTCAGGGGTCAAAACCAAAGTGAAAGAACATGCGACTGATTCAAGTGGGACACAGGAGGAGATGATTGAACATAAGCACCAGGAGCCTTCAAAAAACAGCAAGGCTGACACTCAGAAGACTGAAATGAATGACGACTTGATTGTCCTTGTCCCGAAAGGCCAAGCTGTAGAGATGGACATAAACATGAGCCCTTGCTCAGGAAGGATTACAAAAAGTGATTCTGTGACTCCTTGTGATCTGGACACAGAATGCGAACCTCTCACTACATCTGATCATGACGCAGTGGTAACATCATTGCCTCAGCTGAAAGAACCGTTTGGACAGTTGGAAAAATTGAACGAGGCCTCCTCACCTACACCGTCAGTCGATAAGGCAGAGTTGGTCGACCTATCGGCCAACAGGAACAAAGATGATGCCGGGTTTTCCCCTCTGAGGAGCTTCACACCGCAGGAGGATTTATCTCAGCCACACAAGGAGGACCTACAACCAGATGCTGCAGATGTAGAAGACAAGGAAGTTGCCCGAGAAAGAGATGTTATGAAAGAGGACACGGACCTTGGGATTGGTTCTTATAGAGAAGACTGCGGAGAAAAGATAGCTCAAGATGAGACAGCTGAAGCCGTTCAAGAGGTTACAGTTAATGATTACGAGGTGATAACTGAACAGGAGACCAGCGAGCTAGCAGAGCCTCAAGTGTGGAGAGATGTAGAAGAAGCAGTGCCGGTGTCTGTTCAGGAGGTCGAGGTGGAGGACAAGAAGGGGGATGTGGATGTGTTGGGAGATGATGATCTCATTGAGGCTGATTATGACATCATTGATGATGAGGAACAGCGTCAGGCCCGACTGGCTGCTGAGCTTCAGGGGATGGATTGGTTCTGTCTCACCTGTCAGTGTTTGCTCTCTAAGGATGACTGTGAGTCCGGGGACCACGAGGGCCACCAGGTGACTGCAGTTGACAAAGCCTTTGAAGATATCAAG GAGCGACTGAGTGACTGGATCTCTGAGCTGCAGGAACGCTCTGAGAACATCGAGGACCTGGTATCTGAGCTGGAGTTGGCCTACCACTCTGTGGAG GACCATTGCGTCGAAAGCGAGGCCGCCATGCAGGCGCAGAACGACGAGGCGATGGCCCTGGTGATGGAGCGCTACAACGAAATATCCGTCGacatggaggaggagaagaaggccAAGCTGGAGCGACTCTACGACCAGATCGTCTCCTTCCAGGAGAGCATCGACTCGGCCAAGGCGACCCTGGAGACCACGGCTCGAGAGGCTGACGCCGACGCCCGG AGCCCTGAGGACATTCATGCAAG GCTCGAGGCAGCTCTGGAGTCCACCATGTCCCTGGAGACGGGCTCCGAGGGATTGCTGGTGTTGGAGGATTACGCCAAAGGCGACGCCTCCGCCCCGCAGCTCGCGCAACGAAAGGGAATCGCAG CCCCCCAGAGGCCCACGCTGGAGCCCCAGGAGGCGGGATCGGCCACCGGCGCCAGCGTCGCCGTTTACTGGAGGGTCAACCCCGGCGACGTCATTGACTGCTTTCAGGTGTACTGCGTGGAGGAGCCACAAGGAG CTGCGTCCGATGAATACCGCGTGACCGTCAAGGAGAGTTTTTGCGTCCTGGAGGAGCTGGAACCCGACAAGTCTTACAGAGTCTGGGTGATGGCCGTCAACTACACGGGCTGCTCCCTGCCCAGCGAGAGGCTCGTCTTCACCACGG ctcCGTCGGTGCCGGTTATTGATAGCGACCGGTGCACCGTCACGTGGGACTCGGCCACGCTGAGGTGGAGCGCGGCAAAATGGAGTCCTGGACAGAGTTTCGTCTTGGAGTACTGTCGTCAGTATGAGCTGGAAGGAGACGGGCTTAG ATCCATCGCGGGCATAAAGAACTGCGAACACGCCGTTCGGCTGCAGCCCAATGAGAATTATTTGTTCTACGTCAAAGCTGTGAACGAAGCCGGAGTTAGCGAGCAAAGCGAGGCTGCTTTCGTTTCGACCAAAG GAACAAGGTTTCGCTTGCTGGATGCTTCGGCTCATCCCGCTCTGGAGCTCTCGGACGACCACACCACTGTTTACCTGTCGCAAGATGCTCACCGGCACATACCGTCCACAGAAAAACA GCCCCCGTCCGTCCTCGGTGAGTTGTTACCAGCGCGGGGTCGCCACTACTGGGAGGCCGTCGTGTCAGGATGTGCGGCGTACAGGCTCGGCGTCGCGTGCAGCTCGGCCCCCGCAATGCGCCCGCTGGGGGAAAACGACCTTTCGTGGTGTTTACAGTGCGTCCCGTCACCGTCTGG TTGCAGTTATCGCCTGCTCCACGGCGCCGCTCGGTCTTTGGTCTTTGTGACGGAGGCGCCCGAGCGGGTGGGCGCGCTCCTGGACTACCGGCGGGGGCGTCTGCGTTTCTACGACGCCCAAAGGGGGCAGTTGTTGGGGTCTTTCGGGCACGACTTCGACGGGCCGTCCCGCCCCGCGCTGGCACTGGAGGTGCCGGGGCGGCTGTCCGTCGTCATGGCGACGGAGGTGCCGGAGTTCGCCCGCGGCTGCTCGGCCTCGGATTAA
- the tent2 gene encoding poly(A) RNA polymerase GLD2 isoform X1 — translation MFPHGASPRRRPANNPRPYHAPSPVDPHFFQRGGVNGYDVPVHDSLATHDWKPHPPAPPPPRHMENWRKRKHEDHDPSIAKRLRDDSSSSVPSSRHPQSRHSRLSFSPDHAVAGFSRSSPDFGHLPPRPHSHLHPHVHPVPHNSANLNFFANDRLSAQVMTLFEMCQQQSSDLCRKEKWRSWLQRDRRIAEMGRLYMTGSTMSGFATRSSDADLCYVLHESEKRDPIAVLSTLQRIMRSMMYVERLCLIRAKVPILRFQEKGSNLVFDLNVNNTVGIRNTFLLKSYAYVEPRIRPLVVVVKKWARHHQINDASQGTLSSYALALMVLHYLQTLKEPVLPSLQMDFPECFDPSLEIDMIPEACKNMPRYNSQNQSSLGTLLLGFLQYYATEFSWKRNVISVRAGKALPKQNHPNWNDKLICVEEPFEKKNVARAVFKEAKFDAIKFQFLESWQILRTEMDLNSILPVQKIIEEETCWK, via the exons ATGTTCCCACACGGCGCATCACCGAGGAGGCGACCGGCCAACAACCCCAGGCCGTATCACGCACCCTCTCCGGTGGATCCCCACTTTTTCCAGCGCGGAGGGGTCAACGG CTATGATGTTCCTGTACATGACAGTTTGGCTACTCATGATTGGAAGCCTCACCCACCGGCGCCTCCTCCGCCTCGTCACATGGAGAATTGGCGCAA GCGGAAACATGAGGACCACGACCCCTCGATTGCGAAGCGCTTACGTGATGACTCTTCGTCATCCGTCCCTTCTTCAAGACATCCTCAGAGTCGGCACTCCCGTCTCTCCTTTAGTCCTGACCATGCGGTGGCGGGCTTCTCGAGATCGTCCCCCGATTTTGGTCACCTTCCCCCCCGCCCTCATTCCCATCTCCACCCTCACGTGCATCCGGTCCCGCACAACTCCGCGAACCTGAACTTCTTCGCCAACGACAGG CTGAGCGCTCAGGTGATGACGCTGTTCGAGATGTGTCAGCAGCAGTCTTCTGATTTATGTCGGAAAGAGAAGTGGCGAAGTTGGCTGCAACGGGACAGGCGAATCGCAGAAA TGGGGCGGCTGTATATGACGGGATCCACCATGAGTGGATTCGCTACCCGGAGCAGTGATGCCGATTTGTGTTATGTCCTCCATGAAAGT gaaaaaagagATCCAATTGCTGTACTCTCTACCCTCCAAAGGATAATGAGGTCAATGA TGTATGTGGAGCGGCTGTGTCTGATCAGAGCCAAAGTGCCGATCCTCAGGTTCCAAGAGAAAGGCAG CAATCTCGTGTTTGACCTGAACGTCAACAACACGGTGGGCATCCGAAACACGTTCCTCCTGAAGAGTTATGCATACG TCGAACCCAGGATACGACCCCTCGTCGTCGTGGTCAAGAAGTGGGCACGGCACCATCAAATCAACGATGCCAGCCAAGGAACGTTAAGCAGCTACGCCCTGGCGCTGATGGTGCTGCACTACCTGCAGA CTCTCAAAGAACCAGTGCTTCCTTCGCTACAGATGGACTTTCCA GAGTGTTTTGATCCATCTTTGGAGATCGACATGATCCCCGAGGCATGTAAAAACATGCCCCGGTACAACTCCCAAAACCAGTCGTCTCTGGGAACGCTCcttctgggttttctccaataTTATGCAACGGAATTCAG CTGGAAGAGGAACGTGATCTCTGTTCGAGCTGGCAAAGCTTTGCCCAAGCAGAATCATCCAAATTGGAACGACAAACTCATATGCGTGGAAG AGCCatttgagaagaaaaatgttgcaCGGGCAGTCTTCAAGGAAGCCAAATTTGATGCCATTAAATTTCAGTTTCTAGAG TCCTGGCAAATACTACGAACGGAAATGGACCTGAACTCAATTCTTCCTGTACAAAAGATCATTGAAGAGGAAACATGTTGGAAATGA
- the mtx3 gene encoding metaxin-3 isoform X2 — MAAAMQLRCWGGDWGLPSVHNESLVVLAYAKFSGAKVNVSPIDWTWKTLTATVPELVCGDTSVKEPSQILNFLRKQRFNADYELSARQGADTMAYIALLQEKLQPALLHTFWLDAENYGSVTRPWFASRSPFPLNFLVPGRHADSARSRILLTRGESRQCRITELEGKLYGDAKECLNLLSYRLGTASYFFGNLPTSLDAFVFGFVAPLHKARLPNSPLQSHLRQLENLTHFCDNILADYFNSAQPCLPPSVQETMDANLQKLTQLVNKESNLIEKMDDNLRSSPQHKPHRPEPKPGLLVEKSSAPA, encoded by the exons ATGGCGGCCGCCATGCAGCTACGATGCTGGGGTGGCGACTGGGGCCTGCCGTCGGTCCACAACGAGTCCCTGGTCGTCCTG GCCTATGCCAAATTTTCCGGGGCCAAAGTGAACGTTTCTCCCATCGACTGGACATGGAAAACTCTGACAG CGACGGTGCCCGAGCTGGTCTGTGGCGACACGTCAGTGAAAGAACCCTCACAGATTCTCAACTTCCTGCGAAAGCAG AGGTTTAACGCCGACTACGAGCTGAGCGCCCGTCAAGGCGCCGACACCATGGCGTACATCGCTCTCCTCCAGGAGAAACTGCAGCCCGCACTG TTGCACACTTTCTGGCTGGACGCGGAAAACTACGGCAGCGTGACACGGCCGTGGTTTGCCTCGCGGTCGCCGTTCCCCCTGAATTTCCTCGTGCCCGGTCGCCACGCCGACAGCGCCCGCTCCCGCATCCTGCTGACCAGAGGGGAGTCGCGGCAGTGCAGAATCACCGAGCTGGAAGGAAAG CTGTACGGTGACGCCAAGGAGTGCCTGAATCTACTCTCCTACAGACTGGGAACAGCAAGCTACTTCTTTGGAAACTT GCCGACCAGCCTGGACGCTTTTGTGTTCGGGTTTGTGGCGCCGCTGCACAAGGCCCGCCTCCCCAACAGCCCCCTGCAGAGCCACCTCAGGCAGCTGGAGAACCTCACGCACTTCTGCGACAACATCCTGGCAGACTATTTCAACTCCGCACAGCCGT GTCTTCCCCCATCTGTTCAGGAAACAATGGACGCCAACCTCCAGAAACTAACTCAGCTTGTAAACAAAGAGTCCAACTTGATAGAAAAG ATGGATGACAACCTTCGCAGCAGCCCTCAGCACAAACCTCACCGGCCAGAGCCCAAACCCGGTCTGCTCGTGGAAAAAAGCTCAGCACCTGCCTAA
- the mtx3 gene encoding metaxin-3 isoform X1, translating into MAAAMQLRCWGGDWGLPSVHNESLVVLAYAKFSGAKVNVSPIDWTWKTLTATVPELVCGDTSVKEPSQILNFLRKQRFNADYELSARQGADTMAYIALLQEKLQPALLHTFWLDAENYGSVTRPWFASRSPFPLNFLVPGRHADSARSRILLTRGESRQCRITELEGKVKKGGFKNFKTTLKKKTEFVLVILSPLYQLYGDAKECLNLLSYRLGTASYFFGNLPTSLDAFVFGFVAPLHKARLPNSPLQSHLRQLENLTHFCDNILADYFNSAQPCLPPSVQETMDANLQKLTQLVNKESNLIEKMDDNLRSSPQHKPHRPEPKPGLLVEKSSAPA; encoded by the exons ATGGCGGCCGCCATGCAGCTACGATGCTGGGGTGGCGACTGGGGCCTGCCGTCGGTCCACAACGAGTCCCTGGTCGTCCTG GCCTATGCCAAATTTTCCGGGGCCAAAGTGAACGTTTCTCCCATCGACTGGACATGGAAAACTCTGACAG CGACGGTGCCCGAGCTGGTCTGTGGCGACACGTCAGTGAAAGAACCCTCACAGATTCTCAACTTCCTGCGAAAGCAG AGGTTTAACGCCGACTACGAGCTGAGCGCCCGTCAAGGCGCCGACACCATGGCGTACATCGCTCTCCTCCAGGAGAAACTGCAGCCCGCACTG TTGCACACTTTCTGGCTGGACGCGGAAAACTACGGCAGCGTGACACGGCCGTGGTTTGCCTCGCGGTCGCCGTTCCCCCTGAATTTCCTCGTGCCCGGTCGCCACGCCGACAGCGCCCGCTCCCGCATCCTGCTGACCAGAGGGGAGTCGCGGCAGTGCAGAATCACCGAGCTGGAAGGAAAGGTAAAGAAAGGAGGCttcaaaaattttaaaactacgttaaaaaaaaaaacagaatttgtaCTCGTTATATTGTCCCCGCTGTATCAGCTGTACGGTGACGCCAAGGAGTGCCTGAATCTACTCTCCTACAGACTGGGAACAGCAAGCTACTTCTTTGGAAACTT GCCGACCAGCCTGGACGCTTTTGTGTTCGGGTTTGTGGCGCCGCTGCACAAGGCCCGCCTCCCCAACAGCCCCCTGCAGAGCCACCTCAGGCAGCTGGAGAACCTCACGCACTTCTGCGACAACATCCTGGCAGACTATTTCAACTCCGCACAGCCGT GTCTTCCCCCATCTGTTCAGGAAACAATGGACGCCAACCTCCAGAAACTAACTCAGCTTGTAAACAAAGAGTCCAACTTGATAGAAAAG ATGGATGACAACCTTCGCAGCAGCCCTCAGCACAAACCTCACCGGCCAGAGCCCAAACCCGGTCTGCTCGTGGAAAAAAGCTCAGCACCTGCCTAA
- the mtx3 gene encoding metaxin-3 isoform X3, producing MAAAMQLRCWGGDWGLPSVHNESLVVLAYAKFSGAKVNVSPIDWTWKTLTATVPELVCGDTSVKEPSQILNFLRKQRFNADYELSARQGADTMAYIALLQEKLQPALLHTFWLDAENYGSVTRPWFASRSPFPLNFLVPGRHADSARSRILLTRGESRQCRITELEGKLYGDAKECLNLLSYRLGTASYFFGNLPTSLDAFVFGFVAPLHKARLPNSPLQSHLRQLENLTHFCDNILADYFNSAQPYG from the exons ATGGCGGCCGCCATGCAGCTACGATGCTGGGGTGGCGACTGGGGCCTGCCGTCGGTCCACAACGAGTCCCTGGTCGTCCTG GCCTATGCCAAATTTTCCGGGGCCAAAGTGAACGTTTCTCCCATCGACTGGACATGGAAAACTCTGACAG CGACGGTGCCCGAGCTGGTCTGTGGCGACACGTCAGTGAAAGAACCCTCACAGATTCTCAACTTCCTGCGAAAGCAG AGGTTTAACGCCGACTACGAGCTGAGCGCCCGTCAAGGCGCCGACACCATGGCGTACATCGCTCTCCTCCAGGAGAAACTGCAGCCCGCACTG TTGCACACTTTCTGGCTGGACGCGGAAAACTACGGCAGCGTGACACGGCCGTGGTTTGCCTCGCGGTCGCCGTTCCCCCTGAATTTCCTCGTGCCCGGTCGCCACGCCGACAGCGCCCGCTCCCGCATCCTGCTGACCAGAGGGGAGTCGCGGCAGTGCAGAATCACCGAGCTGGAAGGAAAG CTGTACGGTGACGCCAAGGAGTGCCTGAATCTACTCTCCTACAGACTGGGAACAGCAAGCTACTTCTTTGGAAACTT GCCGACCAGCCTGGACGCTTTTGTGTTCGGGTTTGTGGCGCCGCTGCACAAGGCCCGCCTCCCCAACAGCCCCCTGCAGAGCCACCTCAGGCAGCTGGAGAACCTCACGCACTTCTGCGACAACATCCTGGCAGACTATTTCAACTCCGCACAGCCGT ATGGATGA